A portion of the Fulvia fulva chromosome 1, complete sequence genome contains these proteins:
- a CDS encoding Alpha/beta hydrolase nvfD — protein MRHEGRRRPPYASGQLFYQSNTTDMTTKPAVSIVWLHGAWHQPSHYSSIIEKLQAQGYEVEAPATASAADTAISDVFAADVAMAKKAIKSFVDDGKNVVVAMHSYGGVYGSEAVAELLEDLKGEESKGRVVHLFYIAAIILEKGTSVLDDGFTPHALDFENGLMHHLEPYNKFYATTPPDVARKAINTLKPQATESFATKTKHRGWADQEISVTYLACDQDRALPLDTDVARFIKRLETAGLKDFNLRRIDCNHSPFISAEKEFMDVMNEVLKKAATFAGSQT, from the exons ATGCGACATGAAGGCCGCCGCAGACCCCCATACGCGTCAGGGCAGCTCTTTTATCAATCCAACACTACCGACATGACCACCAAACCAGCTGTATCTATTGTCTGGCTGCATGGCGCGTGGCACCAACCATCGCACTACAGCTCGATCATCGAAAAGCTCCAAGCACAAGGCTACGAAGTAGAAGCACCAGCCACAGCCTCTGCGGCAGACACCGCCATCAGCGATGTCTTTGCGGCGGATGTTGCCATGGCGAAGAAAGCCATCAAGTCCTTCGTCGATGACGGCAAGAATGTTGTGGTGGCAATGCACAGCTATGGCGGCGTGTACGGATCCGAGGCAGTCGCAGAACTCTTAGAGGACTTGAAAGGCGAAGAGAGCAAGGGTCGTGTGGTCCATCTCTTTTACATCGCCGCCATCATTCTGGAGAAGGGTACAAGTGTGCTGGACGATGGCTTTACACCTCATGCACTCGACTTCGAGAACGGACTTATGCATCATCTCGAGCCCTACAACAAATTTTATGCCACAACTCCGCCGGATGTGGCCCGGAAGGCCATCAACACGCTGAAACCCCAAGCGACAGAGTCTTTTGCAACGAAGACGAAACACAGAGGCTGGGCGGACCAAGAAATATCCGTAAC ATACCTCGCTTGTGACCAGGATAGGGCTCTGCCACTCGACACAGATGTTGCCAGATTCATCAAACGCTTGGAGACGGCCGGCCTGAAAGATTTCAACCTGCGCAGGATCGATTGCAATCATTCTCCCTTCATTAGCGCCGAGAAAGAGTTCATGGATGTCATGAATGAAGTGCTGAAGAAAGCTGCGACTTTTGCTGGGTCCCAGACGTAA
- a CDS encoding putative sterol O-acyltransferase 2 produces MSDGSPKANGANGHAFSNDLHHPSPTRARKLNPHIARAFNNELSVNAQRAAAAAAGILSERNTPAPPDDAPPSVKATSAARRANRQATRRRIFPTVDYQERVSYFDPQSSYANFRGFFVLFWIGLAIMVITQMLRNVRETGALLNFRQWPLFTKDLAELGYSDVLMCSSTAVSLPLHLLFVKSKGLLQWERGGIIIQSLYQAAWLWFWIGWPFLRDWTWTAQVFFTLHTLVLFMKMHSYAFYNGHLSDTLIRLKQLDMPIGPATHLNAAVHYPSASFRLSEATPGEDEDKEEPDLSPVLQLREDLAKELTSPMGNVTYPQNLTIANFADYLLCPTLCYELEYPRMPKRSYLELFYKTLAVFGCIFLMTVVSEEFIIPILDESRLRLQRSRTGIDGALMFAEAVSRLLFPFMITFLLVFMVIFEYVLGAFAEITRFADRQFYDDWWNSTDWMEFSREWNIPVHHFFRRHVYSASRGIMSKPAATGLTFLISAIAHELIMGCITRKFRGYGFVLMMLQIPFVAIQQLPFIKRRELLNNIIFWICMILGLSLILRPQRLADNATLGALARSPHHSSKPCDPRLTVYRQTPYITSMATPTPLWLDCDTGHDDAFAILLATHHPGLELLGISTTYGNAPLNHTTYNTRAILKAINREDVPVYAGSTKPFCRPVHAAADIHGETGLDGTTCLPSPTVPVKDDMVAVEAMYRALISTPPKSAWLVAVGALTNSALLFAVHPDLAEHVAGVSIMGGAIGGGFTDAPMGVVDGEGERFGNWTPWAEFNIWLDPESANAVFRNEVLARKTTIVPLDLSHQFLATPKVQRGLLYGFNSGFEPAGLTLEALNHVPVVRRLFFEILTFFAKTYADVFGLVAGPPTHDPLAVAAIFAPELFIDNGGERYSVKVITEGAHDTSDSARGGQSQCGRTVAEPLPKGCDGVRIPRSLAVEKLWRMLEECLARAETSVKESTSA; encoded by the exons ATGTCTGACGGCAGCCCCAAGGCGAACGGCGCCAACGGACACGCCTTCAGCAACGACCTCCACCATCCTTCTCCCACACGCGCCCGCAAGCTCAACCCGCACATAGCTCGTGCCTTCAACAACGAGCTCAGCGTCAACGCCCAGcgagcagcagcagcagcagcaggcATCCTCAGTGAACGCAACACCCCAGCACCGCCCGACGATGCACCGCCTTCCGTCAAAGCGACCTCTGCAGCCAGACGCGCGAATCGACAAGCCACGAGGAGGCGCATATTTCCCACCGTCGACTATCAAGAGCGTGTCTCCTACTTCGATCCGCAGTCCAGCTATGCCAACTTTCGAGGATTCTTCGTACTTTTCTGGATTGGCCTCGCGATCATGGTCATCACTCAGATGCTGCGCAACGTAAGGGAGACCGGTGCCTTGTTGAACTTCAGACAATGGCCGCTGTTCACGAAAGACCTGGCAGAGCTAGGCTACAGCGACGTGTTGATGTGTAGCAGCACTGCTGTAAGCCTGCCACTGCATCTACTGTTTGTAAAGAGCAAGGGACTGTTGCAATGGGAGAGAGGAGGCATCATCATCCAAAGTCTGTATCAGGCCGCGTGGCTGTGGTTCTGGATAGGCTGGCCGTTTCTCCGTGACTGGACATGGACAGCTCAAGTCTTCTTCACACTGCACACCCTGGTCCTTTTCATGAAGATGCACTCCTACGCTTTCTACAATGGCCATCTCTCGGACACTCTCATCCGTCTTAAGCAGCTCGACATGCCCATTGGCCCAGCTACCCATTTGAACGCGGCAGTGCATTATCCTTCGGCCTCATTCCGCTTGTCAGAAGCTACTCCTGGAGAGGACGAGGATAAAGAAGAGCCGGATTTATCACCAGTACTACAGCTCCGCGAGGATCTTGCGAAGGAGCTTACCTCTCCAATGGGCAATGTGACATACCCGCAGAACCTCACGATTGCCAACTTCGCCGACTACCTCCTTTGTCCCACCCTATGCTATGAATTGGAGTATCCTCGAATGCCAAAGCGCTCATATCTCGAGCTCTTCTACAAGACTTTGGCAGTGTTTGGCTGCATCTTCCTCATGACAGTCGTGAGCGAGGAGTTTATCATCCCGATTCTGGACGAGTCGCGGCTCCGTCTACAACGCTCAAGGACTGGCATCGATGGCGCCCTCATGTTCGCGGAAGCCGTCAGTCGGCTTTTGTTCCCGTTCATGATCACATTTCTCTTGGTGTTTATGGTCATCTTCGAATACGTCCTTGGCGCATTCGCCGAGATCACGCGCTTCGCCGACCGCCAGTTCTACGATGACTGGTGGAACAGCACTGACTGGATGGAATTTTCACGCGAGTGGAACATACCTGTGCACCACTTTTTCAGACGTCATGTCTATTCCGCAAGCCGGGGGATCATGTCGAAACCTGCTGCCACTGGGTTGACGTTCCTGATATCGGCCATAGCGCATGAGCTGATCATGGGCTGCATCACGAGAAAGTTCAGAGGCTACGGATTTGTCCTGATGATGTTGCAGATTCCATTTGTTGCGATTCAACAGTTGCCTTTCATCAAACGACGAGAGCTTCTGAACAACA TCATATTCTGGATCTGCATGATCTTGGGATTGAGTCTG ATTTTGCGGCCACAGCGGCTTGCTGATAACGCAACGCTCGGCGCACTTGCCCGAAGCCCACATCACTCATCAAAACCTTGTGACCCGCGACTCACCGTTTACAGACAAACACCTTACATCACATCCATGGCGACTCCAACTCCCTTGTGGCTCGACTGCGACACTGGTCACGATGATGCTTTCGCAATACTACTTGCCACGCACCATCCCGGCCTTGAGCTCCTAGGAATATCCACCACCTACGGCAATGCACCACTAAATCACACCACCTACAACACCAGAGCCATCTTGAAAGCCATCAACCGTGAAGATGTGCCGGTGTACGCCGGATCTACCAAGCCATTCTGCAGACCGGTGCACGCCGCGGCAGATATCCATGGTGAGACTGGACTTGACGGCACGACTTGTTTGCCTTCACCGACGGTGCCTGTCAAAGACGACATGGTGGCCGTCGAGGCCATGTACCGAGCTTTGATATCCACACCCCCAAAGTCTGCATGGCTCGTGGCTGTGGGGGCTTTGACTAATTCGGCACTACTCTTCGCTGTGCACCCTGACCTGGCTGAGCACGTGGCCGGTGTCAGTATTATGGGTGGCGCAATTGGAGGCGGGTTCACAGATGCTCCAATGGGTGTCGTTGATGGCGAGGGCGAAAGATTCGGGAACTGGACGCCGTGGGCTGAGTTCAACATCTGGCTTGACCCAGAATCCGCCAACGCAGTCTTCCGGAACGAAGTACTGGCAAGAAAGACAACCATCGTACCGCTCGACTTATCGCATCAGTTCCTTGCTACTCCAAAGGTCCAACGAGGATTGCTATATGGTTTCAATTCTGGGTTCGAGCCAGCAGGACTCACCCTAGAGGCACTGAATCACGTTCCAGTCGTTCGGCGATTATTCTTTGAGATCCTTACGTTCTTTGCAAAGACGTATGCCGATGTCTTTGGGCTCGTTGCCGGCCCACCAACCCATGATCCTTTGGCTGTTGCCGCGATCTTCGCGCCAGAACTGTTCATCGACAACGGTGGAGAACGATACTCTGTGAAAGTGATCACTGAAGGTGCGCATGACACGAGTGACTCTGCTCGTGGTGGACAGAGTCAATGTGGCCGGACTGTGGCAGAGCCGTTGCCGAAAGGTTGTGACGGCGTGCGTATACCGAGATCCCTTGCTGTGGAAAAGCTGTGGAGGATGCTTGAGGAATGTCTGGCACGAGCAGAAACGTCGGTGAAGGAGTCAACCTCAGCTTGA